A single genomic interval of Cucumis sativus cultivar 9930 chromosome 7, Cucumber_9930_V3, whole genome shotgun sequence harbors:
- the LOC116405166 gene encoding exopolygalacturonase-like, translating into MGLALLPFFLLLASTIEAQSLFDVTRYGAKPNTDITQALANAWKEACMSTTPSKLLIPKGVYQLSQSYLKGPCKSVPIQVQVDGTLKAPLHPNGDGLVLFAYIDQLMLSGTGVFDGQGKAGWDKNDCHKKKICTKLPMNLKFSFITNSIVKDITSLDSKNFHINLLGCKNVTFQHVTISAPENSPNTDGIHISSSEQINILDSKISTGDDCVSVGDSNKQVTITNVTCGPGHGISVGSLGKYTKEKDVVGVTVKACKLINTTNGVRIKTWPDSAGAFIASDMHFEDIEMQNVSNPVIIDQEYCPWNQCNRKVPSKIKISKVSFKNIRGTSATPIAVKLVCSKSIPCEGVEVADINLTYSGIRGPILSECANVQPLITGKQSPQICAKPAPAGAPSTD; encoded by the exons ATGGGATTGGCATtactacctttctttttattgttggCATCTACTATTGAAGCCCAATCCCTTTTTGATGTTACAAGATATGGTGCCAAACCTAATACAGATATTACTCAG GCCTTAGCAAATGCATGGAAGGAAGCATGTATGTCCACAACTCCTAGTAAATTGTTGATTCCAAAAGGAGTATACCAATTAAGTCAATCTTATCTTAAAGGACCTTGCAAGAGTGTTCCTATTCAAGTCCAAGTCGACGGAACACTAAAAGCTCCTCTCCATCCAAATGGAGATGGGTTGGTTCTTTTTGCATACATTGATCAACTAATGTTATCAGGCACGGGAGTTTTTGATGGTCAAGGAAAAGCAGGTTGGGATAAGAATGATTGCCACAAAAAGAAGATATGTACCAAACTTCCCATG AATTTGAAGTTCAGTTTCATCACCAATTCAATTGTGAAGGACATAACTTCCTTGGACAGTAAAAATTTCCACATCAATCTTTTGGGTTGCAAGAATGTTACTTTTCAACACGTGACAATCAGTGCACCAGAGAATAGTCCCAACACGGATGGAATTCACATAAGTAGCTCTGAACAGATAAACATTCTCGATTCAAAAATCTCAACTGGAGATGATTGTGTGTCTGTTGGAGATAGCAACAAGCAAGTAACTATTACTAATGTAACTTGCGGACCAGGACATGGCATTAGCGTAGGAAGCTTGGGCAAGTACACCAAGGAAAAAGACGTGGTAGGAGTTACTGTGAAAGCATGCAAATTAATCAATACTACCAACGGTGTCAGAATCAAAACATGGCCAGATTCTGCCGGTGCATTCATAGCCTCTGACATGCACTTTGAAGATATTGAGATGCAAAACGTGAGCAACCCTGTCATTATAGACCAAGAATACTGTCCGTGGAATCAATGCAACAGAAAG GTTCCATCCAAGATTAAGATCAGCAAAGTgagtttcaaaaatattagaGGCACTTCTGCTACTCCTATCGCAGTGAAGCTTGTTTGCAGCAAAAGTATACCATGTGAAGGTGTAGAAGTCGCTGATATTAACCTCACTTATAGTGGAATACGAGGACCGATTTTGTCTGAATGTGCAAACGTGCAGCCTCTCAT
- the LOC116405167 gene encoding exopolygalacturonase-like has translation MGLALLPFFLLLASTIEAQSLFDVTRYGAKPNTDITQALANAWKEACMSTTPSKLLIPKGVYQLSQSYLKGPCKSVPIQVQVDGTLKAPLHPNGDGLVLFAYIDQLMLSGTGVFDGQGKAGWDKNDCHKKKICTKLPMNLKFSFITNSIVKDITSLDSKNFHINLLGCKNVTFQHVTISAPENSPNTDGIHISSSEQINILDSKISTGDDCVSVGDSNKQVTITNVTCGPGHGISVGSLGKYTKEKDVVGVSVKACKLINTTNGVRIKTWPDSAGAFIASDMHFEDIEMQNVSNPVIIDQEYCPWNQCNRKVPSKIKISKVSFKNIRGTSATPIAVKLVCSKSIPCEGVEVADINLTYSGIRGPILSECANVQPLITGKQSPQICAKPAPAGAPSTD, from the exons ATGGGATTGGCATtactacctttctttttattgttggCATCTACTATTGAAGCCCAATCCCTTTTTGATGTTACAAGATATGGTGCCAAACCTAATACAGATATTACTCAG GCCTTAGCAAATGCATGGAAGGAAGCATGTATGTCCACAACTCCTAGTAAATTGTTGATTCCAAAAGGAGTATACCAATTAAGTCAATCTTATCTTAAAGGACCTTGCAAGAGTGTTCCTATTCAAGTCCAAGTCGACGGAACACTAAAAGCTCCTCTCCATCCAAATGGAGATGGGTTGGTTCTTTTTGCATACATTGATCAACTAATGTTATCAGGCACGGGAGTTTTTGATGGTCAAGGAAAAGCAGGTTGGGATAAGAATGATTGCCACAAAAAGAAGATATGTACCAAACTTCCCATG AATTTGAAGTTCAGTTTCATCACCAATTCAATTGTGAAGGACATAACTTCCTTGGACAGTAAAAATTTCCACATCAATCTTTTGGGTTGCAAGAATGTTACTTTTCAACACGTGACAATCAGTGCACCAGAGAATAGTCCCAACACGGATGGAATTCACATAAGTAGCTCTGAACAGATAAACATTCTCGATTCAAAAATCTCAACTGGAGATGATTGTGTGTCTGTTGGAGATAGCAACAAGCAAGTAACTATTACTAATGTAACTTGCGGACCAGGACATGGCATTAGCGTAGGAAGCTTGGGCAAGTACACCAAGGAAAAGGACGTGGTAGGAGTTAGTGTGAAAGCATGCAAATTAATCAATACTACCAACGGTGTTAGAATCAAAACATGGCCAGATTCTGCCGGTGCATTCATAGCCTCTGACATGCACTTTGAAGATATTGAGATGCAAAACGTGAGCAACCCTGTCATTATAGACCAAGAATACTGTCCGTGGAATCAATGCAACAGAAAG GTTCCATCCAAGATTAAGATCAGCAAAGTgagtttcaaaaatattagaGGCACTTCTGCTACTCCTATCGCAGTGAAGCTTGTTTGCAGCAAAAGTATACCATGTGAAGGTGTAGAAGTCGCTGATATTAACCTCACTTATAGTGGAATACGAGGACCGATTTTGTCTGAATGTGCAAACGTGCAGCCTCTCATTACTGGAAAGCAAAGCCCTCAAATATGTGCTAAGCCTGCTCCTGCTGGTGCTCCATCAACAGACTAA
- the LOC101223000 gene encoding LOW QUALITY PROTEIN: exopolygalacturonase (The sequence of the model RefSeq protein was modified relative to this genomic sequence to represent the inferred CDS: deleted 1 base in 1 codon): MGLALLPFFLLLASTIEAQSLFDVTRYGAKPNTDITQALANAWKEACMSTTPSKLLIPKGVYQLSQSYLKGPCKSVPIQVQVDGTLKAPLHPNGDGLVLFAYIDQLMLSGTGVFDGQGKAGWDKNDCHKKKICTKLPMNLKFSFITNSIVKDITSLDSKNFHINLLGCKNVTFQHVTISAPENSPNTDGIHISSSEQINILDSKISTGDDCVSVGDSNKQVTITNVTCGPGHGISVGSLGKYTKEKDVVGVTVKACKLINTTNGVRIKTWPDSAGAFIASDMHFEDIEMQNVSNPVIIDQEYCPWNQCNRKVPSKIKISKVSFKNIRGTSATPIAVKLVCSKSIPCEGVEVADINLTYSGIRGPILSECANVQPLITGKQSPQICAKPAPAGAPSTD; the protein is encoded by the exons ATGGGATTGGCATtactacctttctttttattgttggCATCTACTATTGAAGCCCAATCCCTTTTTGATGTTACAAGATATGGTGCCAAACCTAATACAGATATTACTCAG GCCTTAGCAAATGCATGGAAGGAAGCATGTATGTCCACAACTCCTAGTAAATTGTTGATTCCAAAAGGAGTATACCAATTAAGTCAATCTTATCTTAAAGGACCTTGCAAGAGTGTTCCTATTCAAGTCCAAGTCGACGGAACACTAAAAGCTCCTCTCCATCCAAATGGAGATGGGTTGGTTCTTTTTGCATACATTGATCAACTAATGTTATCAGGCACGGGAGTTTTTGATGGTCAAGGAAAAGCAGGTTGGGATAAGAATGATTGCCACAAAAAGAAGATATGTACCAAACTTCCCATG AATTTGAAGTTCAGTTTCATCACCAATTCAATTGTGAAGGACATAACTTCCTTGGACAGTAAAAATTTCCACATCAATCTTTTGGGTTGCAAGAATGTTACTTTTCAACACGTGACAATCAGTGCACCAGAGAATAGTCCCAACACGGATGGAATTCACATAAGTAGCTCTGAACAGATAAACATTCTCGATTCAAAAATCTCAACTGGAGATGATTGTGTGTCTGTTGGAGATAGCAACAAGCAAGTAACTATTACTAATGTAACTTGCGGACCAGGACATGGCATTAGCGTAGGAAGCTTGGGCAAGTACACCAAGGAAAAGGACGTGGTAGGAGTTACTGTGAAAGCATGCAAATTAATCAATACTACCAACGGTGTC AGAATCAAAACATGGCCAGATTCTGCCGGTGCATTCATAGCCTCTGACATGCACTTTGAAGATATTGAGATGCAAAACGTGAGCAACCCTGTCATTATAGACCAAGAATACTGTCCGTGGAATCAATGCAACAGAAAG GTTCCATCCAAGATTAAGATCAGCAAAGTgagtttcaaaaatattagaGGCACTTCTGCTACTCCTATCGCAGTGAAGCTTGTTTGCAGCAAAAGTATACCATGTGAAGGTGTAGAAGTCGCTGATATTAACCTCACTTATAGTGGAATACGAGGACCGATTTTGTCTGAATGTGCAAACGTGCAGCCTCTCATTACTGGAAAGCAAAGCCCTCAAATATGTGCTAAGCCTGCTCCTGCTGGTGCTCCATCAACAGACTAA